In the genome of Buchnera aphidicola (Artemisaphis artemisicola), one region contains:
- the cyaY gene encoding iron donor protein CyaY: MKKKSNNFYMLVNNLFLKIEDNLNLYDNEIDIDYEIQDYVMTITFSKGNVIIINKQESLKQIWLATTLNGYHFNYKKNKWICNRTNKNFWEIFQNACSLQSNKNLIFYDN; this comes from the coding sequence ATGAAAAAAAAAAGTAATAATTTTTATATGTTAGTAAACAACTTATTTCTAAAAATAGAAGATAATTTAAATTTATATGATAATGAAATTGATATTGATTATGAAATTCAAGATTATGTCATGACTATCACTTTTTCAAAAGGCAATGTAATTATTATTAATAAACAAGAATCATTAAAACAAATTTGGTTAGCTACAACATTAAATGGATATCACTTTAATTACAAGAAAAATAAATGGATTTGTAATCGTACTAATAAGAATTTTTGGGAAATATTTCAAAATGCATGTTCTCTTCAATCTAATAAAAATTTAATTTTTTATGATAATTAA
- a CDS encoding uroporphyrinogen-III synthase: MRPSPVGEELVKNLNNIGIPAWHFALFDFYPSFSSISLSKKINELYKSNIILVFSKQAVYYTNIYLINNNLTWPTGPRYYAIGKKTAFLLYKTIKKKLFFLKTKKIVKVY, encoded by the coding sequence ATGCGTCCTTCTCCTGTAGGAGAAGAATTAGTAAAAAATTTAAATAATATAGGTATACCTGCTTGGCATTTTGCTTTATTTGATTTTTATCCAAGTTTTAGTTCAATTAGTTTATCAAAAAAAATAAATGAATTATATAAATCAAATATTATTTTAGTTTTTTCCAAACAAGCTGTTTATTATACAAATATTTATTTAATTAATAACAATTTAACATGGCCAACTGGTCCTCGATATTATGCTATTGGTAAAAAAACAGCTTTTCTTTTATATAAAACTATTAAAAAAAAATTATTTTTCCTAAAAACAAAGAAAATAGTGAAGGTTTATTAA
- a CDS encoding uroporphyrinogen-III synthase, whose product MLNKHKLQNNKIVLLQGENGRKLIEKNLKNKGLKISVIECYKRVLKNVNGNIETKKWRSYEINTLIVTSSEILYQLKNIISKKNQIDWLLKCKIFVVGKRLFQIAKELGWKDIIVLNNANNASFFKTIKKMYFKS is encoded by the coding sequence ATTTTAAATAAACATAAATTACAAAATAATAAAATTGTTTTATTACAAGGAGAAAACGGAAGAAAATTAATAGAAAAAAATTTAAAAAATAAAGGTTTAAAAATTTCTGTAATAGAATGTTATAAGAGAGTTTTAAAAAATGTAAATGGAAATATAGAGACAAAAAAATGGCGTTCATATGAAATTAATACTTTAATAGTAACAAGTAGTGAAATACTATATCAATTAAAAAATATTATTTCTAAGAAAAATCAAATTGATTGGTTATTGAAATGCAAGATTTTTGTTGTTGGAAAAAGATTATTTCAAATAGCAAAAGAATTAGGTTGGAAAGATATAATTGTTTTGAATAATGCAAATAATGCATCTTTTTTTAAAACAATTAAAAAAATGTATTTCAAAAGTTAA
- the hemC gene encoding hydroxymethylbilane synthase, with protein MKNKTLRIATRKSPLALEQTKYVQKKILSLYPNLNIKLVPIVTHGDNILNKSLSKIGGKGLFIKELELALLENKADIAIHSMKDLPVKITKELCLVSICKRGNALDTLVSNHYQSINQLPKGAIIGTSSLRRQCQLITYRPDLIVSPLRGNIETRIAKLDAGQYDAIILATEGLNRLSLKHRITQIIPAELSLPSCGQGAIGIQSRIHDKNVLFFLSRLNHINTFIEINAERAFCRKLESGCQIPIGSYAILKKNKIWLRGLVGSPNGKIILKGERTGLCDTGEIMGYSLADELLKNGAKSILKNLYLKSSYYI; from the coding sequence ATGAAAAACAAAACGTTAAGAATTGCGACTAGAAAAAGTCCTTTAGCTTTAGAGCAAACTAAATATGTTCAAAAAAAAATATTATCTTTATATCCAAATTTAAATATAAAATTAGTTCCCATCGTTACTCATGGAGATAATATTCTAAATAAATCTCTCTCAAAAATTGGTGGAAAAGGATTATTTATTAAAGAATTGGAACTAGCTCTTCTTGAAAACAAAGCAGATATTGCTATTCATTCAATGAAAGATCTTCCAGTAAAAATTACAAAAGAACTATGTTTAGTTAGTATATGTAAAAGAGGAAATGCTTTAGATACATTAGTATCAAATCATTATCAATCAATTAATCAATTACCTAAAGGTGCAATAATTGGTACGTCTAGCTTAAGAAGACAATGTCAATTAATCACTTATCGACCAGATTTAATTGTTTCTCCTTTACGAGGTAACATAGAGACAAGAATAGCTAAATTAGATGCAGGACAATATGATGCAATTATTTTAGCTACAGAAGGATTAAATCGATTAAGTTTAAAACATAGAATTACTCAAATAATACCTGCAGAATTATCTCTTCCTTCATGTGGTCAAGGTGCTATTGGTATCCAATCTAGAATACATGATAAAAATGTTTTATTTTTTTTATCTCGTCTTAATCATATTAATACTTTTATTGAAATTAATGCAGAAAGAGCTTTTTGTCGAAAATTAGAATCAGGATGTCAAATTCCTATTGGAAGCTATGCTATTTTAAAAAAAAATAAAATTTGGCTTAGAGGATTAGTAGGATCTCCTAATGGTAAAATAATATTAAAAGGAGAAAGAACAGGTTTGTGTGATACAGGAGAAATAATGGGATATTCATTAGCTGATGAATTATTAAAAAATGGAGCTAAAAGTATTCTTAAAAATCTTTATTTAAAATCATCTTATTACATATGA